The Camelina sativa cultivar DH55 chromosome 16, Cs, whole genome shotgun sequence sequence CAAGCTATTCATCAAGAAGAACTCAAATACGTTTCCAggtaatattatattaatagaaGTCATATAGCTACTTTTTATGATATAATCAAGTACATAAGCCATAGATTAAGTTGTTGATTAAAATTGATGAAGATTAcatgatataatattatttgaaaCTCTTTACCACACATAATATTGTCAACAACATACATTTCACCAAATATTATCAACTCGGAATTCGGATGCATGGTAACACACCACGACACTTGTACGGTATCACTAAGTTACATAAAGTGGTcacacaaaaatatttaaccttgaattaaaaattgatataaCATATTATAAACTATAGATATTATTTTCTCCTCTTATTTTCCACTTGCTTTATATGTGGTGTTAAGTTGGTGGAGGGAGACGGGTTTAGGTAAGCAACTCCACTTTACAAGGGACAGAATAGTGGAAAATTATTTTTGGACGATCGGACAAATCCAAGAGCCTCAATATGGATACGTTCGACGAATAATGACTAAAATAAATTCACTTCTTACTACTGTTGATGATATCTACGATATCTATGGCACTCTTGAAGAGCTCCAACTTTTCACTGTCGCGTTTGAAAAGTAAAGACACCCCCCacacttttaattaatttatatttcaatttcttgttattttatatatatactgttatatAAGATTACTTGATTgaattgtgtatataaatatgttgCAGTTGGGACATAAATTGTCTTGATGAACTCCCCGAGTACATGaggttgtgtttttgtgttgtatACAATGAAGTCAATAGCATCGGATGTGATGTActcagagaaaaaaatatcaacgtGATTCCCTTCCTCAAAACATCTgtaagtatataaaataaataaatatctctctctatatatatatatatataatttcaaacaaGAAATTTTTGGTCAATCCATTTTCCTtacaattaatttatttacaaaaataaaatatctttttatgttaaaaaaaaagtatagttgttttttcctctttaaatttattttttttgtaagaaaaaaatttggttaacaACTTTAATTTGTTAATGTACAGATTCCATCCTtacataattttcatatttttaaacactGGATCATTCTTACATAATTTAGACCATATANGTActcagagaaaaaaatatcaacgtGATTCCCTTCCTCAAAAAATCTgtaagtatataaataaataaatatcttataaatatttttttaaacaagaaatTTTTGGTCAATCCATTTTCCTtacaattaatttatttatatatgtaagatatctttttatgttaaaaaaaaatagttatttttcctctttaaatttatttctttttgtaagaaaaaatttGGTTAACAACTTTGTTAATGTACAGAAACCATCCttacataatttcatatttttaaacactGGATAATTCTTTATTTCTTACATAATTTAGACCATATGAACTTTCATATGTTGTACGTAATACTAGTTTTGCAATTATCTTAAATTTAGTGGACAGATGTATGCAAGGCATATTTAATAGAAGCCAAGTGGTACAAAAGAGGACACAAACCAAATCTGGAAGAGTACATGCAAAATGCTTGGATTTCAATATCGGCCCCTACGATATTTCTTCACTTCTACTGCGTGTTTTCCGACCAACTCTCTGTTCAGGTCTTGGAGACTTTGTCCAAACACCAACAAAACCTCGTCCGAAGCTCTGCCTCCGTGTTCCGTCTAGCCAACGACCTTGTAACCTCACCGGTAAAATACTTTCTTCCAAAGTAGTTAGAGGCAAAGGGTTGGATGCATAACACATTGTCGATAACTAATGGAACTAATTGATGGAAAGGCTAATCGAAATAAGTAGTCTATGTATGTTATTGAAAGATGCAGAAGTATCCCtttttaaaatggaaaattttcattttctttttgaaaacttattgagtttttttttaatataaaatcgATTAACTTgaagtttatattttgttttttatattatttataaatactaataaaatatactttaccaccattataattttttacgTTACCTGAAATATAGGGTTACAAATTCCACTCTCCTTATACCTACggaatgaataaaaaaatataaagcgAACTGGAACTGTATATAGCACTAATATGGCCATCTTTATATCTACATATGATTATATGaatatgtgtgtgtatgtaaataaaatataggaTGAATTGGCGAGAGGAGACGTCCATAAATCCATCCAATGTTACATGAATGAGACCGGAGCTTCAGAGGAGAAGGCGAGTTCGCACGTGCGACAGATGATCAACGACCTGTGGGATGAAATGAATTACGAAAAAATGGCACATAACTCTTCGCTACTCAATCATGATTTTATGGAAACTGTGATAAATTTGGCACGTATGTCGCTATGCATGTATCAGTATGGCGATGGCCATGGCTCTCCGGAAAAAGCCAAAATTGTTGATCGTGTAATGTCTATACTGTTCAATCCGATTCCTTTAGATTGAACTTCATATTACATTAACTATCATATGGTTTTTAGATAATCAGATATAAAGTTCCACGAAATTGGATTTGGTAATCCGATTCTGTCGAGATTAATAGCTAGAAGAGCGAGATGAAGCATGTGGAGAAAAGATCATATATCTGATATGAAAggatttaagtaatatataaagggttaggatCTCTCCACttattgccaattggttttgagttggaagcccacagtaAAACCCgaatttaatatggtatcagaggaGGCGATCTTTGTAGATCTAAATTAAAACTTTCGCGCTAGTGTTCTTTGTGATTCCAATGATCATGGGATGTGAAGAAAAtggtggtgatgaagatgaaccCGACGAAGATGATGTGAAGCAAAAGAAAGTGGGTTTGTGTCacgttgagtttttttttttctttttcttttaataaaattaatggGATTTTGGGTTTGAGATACTCATAGTACGATCTTGTGGGTTTGGCTATATAAAACTAATACTATACGATTGCCAACATCGACATTAGAACtttcacaaaaataaacacaaattatgaAATTGGGGACAAAAAGCGATAGTTCCACCCCACCATGTCCAGTGGAGACCATAGATAGACATGTGAACCACTTGACCACCTGGTTGGCTTTGtcaatgtgtatatatacacttttcGCTTCAATGGAAGAAAAAATGGAATGAAACCTAACCAAGATTTCctttgaaataatatatatatatatatatatatatatatatatatatatattggatggTTATCAACTATGatatgaattattattatttttgttatttgtggtGATGAATGACAACATAGGTCAATGGCCTCATCTTCGACAACATGTGATATCTATCACCATCGTTCACCATGTAAACGTGACGCCCTTAGTAAGATTCTTTTTTCTCAAGACAAATTTATGTGACCAATAAATCACCTTGTATGGTGACCAATAAATCACCTTATATTATAAGGAGTAAAACAGATACGTGTTTCCCCGAAAAAAAACGACGACAACATACGAAgcttgtatatattatatatagagtcATAGAGACTTACATCTAAACGAAATTCAAGTAGTGTAATACATATTTGTGTAATGGCCACTTTACTGCAGATAGGTTCAGCTCTCATTTACAATAATACACTTGCTAATACTCTTCCACGTTCTCAGTATTTCAAATGGACCACAATGGCCAAAATGACACCGGATAAGTCTACCGTTGTTCTACGCCGTTCCGCAAACTATCCACCGTCTCTTTGGGACCACCGCCATCTCCTCTCCATCAAGAATAAATATGCGGTACTTACGTAATCCTTATGaataatatgttgtattattgAGTACAATGTTGATAGCTATGCTCGATGACACTGTATTCAGACAGCTAAATGTGTgcaagagagagatttgttgaAGGAAAAGGTGAGAGAGATGCTAGTTGATGAGAAGAAGACTTATCTCGACCAGTTGGAGCTGATTGACGCTCTACAGAAACTCGGGGTTTCTTACCATTTCGAACGtgaaattgaaaacattttaacaGTTTCTTATCAAAAGCATAGAATTGACATGGGAAAAGATCTACATGCTACCGCTCTCCAATTCCGACTTTTTCGACAACGTGGTTTCAACGTTTCAGAAGGTTGTTATCATCATATTCATCCAAAAAGATCATCACTTATATACGTTATAATTCTTTGTTGTATAAAAACTTGGCCTGACATTTATAACTAACTAatggatttatttattttttacagatGTATTCGATGTTTTCATGGGAACCAGTAGAGAATTTGAGAGTGATGACATAAATGGTCTACTATCTCTTTACGAAGCTTCATATGTTTCGACACAGACGGATACCAAACTGCAAAATTTCATCAGACCTTTTGCAACACAAAAACTCAGAGACTTTGTTGATACTCAAAGTGATAAAGATTTTGAGTCTTGTGACGTAGGCCTAGGGGAGATGGTGTTCCAAGCGTTAGATATGCCCTACCATTGGCGAATGAGAAGGCTAGCCACAAGATGGTACATAGATTTTTATGGAAAGAGACGACACAACAAGAAACTTGTCGTAGTTAAATTCGCCAAAATCGATTTCAACATCGTACAAGCTATTCATCAAGAAGAACTCAAATACGTTTCcaggtaataatattatattactagAAGTCATATACTACTTTTTATGCTGCCATTTCCAGTGGTAGAAATGGGGAaggtttctcaaaaaaaaaaaatatatatatatatattttaattatataacaatattttacttttttatcaAGGTTGCACCAATACTAAAATGACACCTGTAGAAACCAAGTAGAAAAGTTTCTTAAACAAGCATTTTTTAGGACAGTTCTACATTCTCTTTCTTCCcactttgatatatatatacttttttttattagcaATTTGATGAGCAACCTAAGGTATCTTAAATCTATTTTGAACAgtcaaactaataaaaattaatattacattaCTAGAAGTCATATAGCTATTTTAGGTAATACCATCAAGATGACCTAACATATCGAAGTTAATCCGTGTGGTGAAATTTCATGCTCAAAATAGAAATTCAACATAGAATCtcaatatgaaaaaaataaaaataaaaaaaataagaatgtaTATAAGGTTGAACTCACACGCATGTTGTTGTGGGAGGCTGAGAATCCGAATCCATCTCTGTTCGTAAACTTAGGCGAAGTTCAAACAGTGGGCATGGGACTGATTTGATTTTTGGACTTCGGTCCGAGTTTTTTACTTTTGAGGTTGGCTTTTGTGAAAACCCTGCCAAGAGGCCCTGTTCACCCTCGGATTAGTCGGGCCAACTGATCCGGACAccaagtatatataaattatacttAGTCctctttgttttacttttgctttaaATGTGGCGTAAAGCTGGTGGAGGGAGACAGGTTTAGGTAATCAACTTCAGTTTGCAAGAGACAGAATAGTGGAGAATTATTTTTGGACTATTGGGCATATCCACGAGCCTCAATTAGGTTACGTTCGTCGAATAATGACTAAAGTAAATGCACTTATTACAATGACGGATGACATCTACGATATTTATGGTACTATTGAAGAACTTCAACTTTTCACTGTCGCGGTTGAAAGGTGATACACTGATAATTTTATCTCTCTACTTTAATTTCTGGTCATTATATAGATTACTGATTGAATTgtctatataatttatgttgCAGTTGGGATGTAAATCGCCTTGATGAACTCCCCGACTACATGAAGTTGTGTTTTCGTGTTATGTACAATGAAGTCAATAGCATTGGACGTTATATTctcaggaaaaaaaatatcaacgtGATCACGTTTCTTAAAAAGTCTGTAAGTGATTTTTTCCCCATATGTATTGTtttattctattattttaaaaattaatttattaaatctataaaataattcttaaaaaaaatctctgtaAAGTAATTGCAATTTTAAATCTAAtgaaaaaatttcttaaacCATAGAAACCATTCTTACATAATCTTTCATGTTGtaactaatgaaaaaaaattattgttttccaAATTATCTTAAATTTAGTGGACAGATCTATGCAAAGCATATTTAGTAGAAGCAAAGTGGTACAGAAGAAAGTACAAACCAAATCTGGAGGAGTACATGCACAATGCTTGGATTTCAGTATCAATCCCAACGATATATGTTCACTTCTACTGCGTATACTCCGACCAACTCTCTAGTCAGGTCTTGGAGACTTTGTCCCAACATCAGCAAAACATTGTCCGATGCTCTGCCTCTGTGGTTCGTCTAGCCAACGATTTTGCAACCTCACAAGTATAACAACTTCTTCCCAAACTCATTAATTATAGGTTcgattttagatttattatttgGAGGCTGGTCGGTCATATATATGGATGGAACAAAAAGTAACATGCCTATAGGAAGTTAGAAAAATGGTTCCAGTTTATGTATGTAAGTGATGTGCGAACTGGCCTTATtgatatatactgtatatgtatgtatgtataggATGAATTGGCGAGAGGAGACGTCTATAAATCCATCCAGTGCTACATGAATGAGACCGGAGCTTCAGAGGAGAAGGCGTGTTTGTACTTGCGGCAAATGATTCAGGACTTGTGGGATGAGATGAATAACGAGAAAATGGCTCATCATAGTTCTTGGCTACTCCATCATGATTTTATAGAAACTGTCATGAATTTGACACGCATGTCACAATGCATGTATCAATATGGCGATGGCCATGGCTCTCCTCAAAAAGCCAAAATTGTTGATCGTGTCATGTCCTTGCTCTTCAATCCCGTTCCTTTAGACTGAGTGTGGCATAATTACATGTAATACCACATATTGTTTTTAAACAAGAGCATAATTAGATGTTATTACATGTAACAACatgttttatctataaatttgtatttttctatttttcactttcaaatttatttaaagtAACTTGACTTATTTAGATAAATCGAAAAAATAACGAATAAACtagaaaatcaacaaaaattaatgaTTATAAGTCTTcatgaaaaatcaagaaaagttaACAAATTAGTTTAATCAGATgtaatattgaaattttttgtggTATTTCTGACAGTTGAAGATTCTTTTGACATTTTCTCCTTTGATTATTCTGCAACAAATGACTTTTGTATGacattatttttatgtaattacGTTTCCAAATGACTTAATTCTTGAAGTAGAAGGTAATAATTTGAagacaaaaactttaaaaaatctaGATATACAAAATGATGATATTACATTGATGGACATATGGTTGATACTAAACCATAATCCCTCTCTCATCGTCATCGATTTCactttcgttttttcttttatttgaatattttggaaTCAACAGTGATTTGAagtgaaacagaaaaaagaaaggaaattaATCATACACTTTAGTTCTAGAGAAGGTGGGAAAATTAAGGCGATGAGGCagtgaaaaaataatttggaaaaNNNNNNNNNNNNNNNNNNNNNNNNNNNNNNNNNNNNNNNNNNNNNNNNNNNNNNNNNNNNNNNNNNNNNNNNNNNNNNNNNNNNNNNNNNNNNNNNNNNNNNNNNNNNNNNNNNNNNNNNNNNNNNNNNNNNNNNNNNNNNNNNNNNNNNNNNNNNNNNNNNNNNNNNNNNNNNNNNNNNNNNNNNNNNNNNNNNNNNNNNNNNNNNNNNNNNNNNNNNNNNNNNNNNNNNNNNNNNNNNNNNNNNNNNNNNNNNNNNNNNNNNNNNNNNNNNNNNNNNNNNNNNNNNNNNNNNNNNNNNNNNNNNNNNNNNNNNNNNNNNNNNNNNNNNNNNNNNNNNNNNNNNNNNNNNNNNNNNNNNNNNNNNNNNNNNNNNNNNNNNNNNNNNNNNNNNNNNNNNNNNNNNNNNNNNNNNNNNNNNNNNNNNNNNNNNNNNNNNNNNNNNNNNNNNNNNNNNNNNNNNNNNNNNNNNNNNNNNNNNNNNNNNNNNNNNNNNNNNNNNNNNNNNNNNNNNNNNNNNNNNNNNNNNNNNNNNNNNNNNNNNNNNNNNNNNNNNNNNNNNNNNNNNNNNNNNNNNNNNNNNNNNNNNNNNNNNNNNNNNNNNNNNNNNNNNNNNNNNNNNNNNNNNNNNNNNNNNNNNNNNNNNNNNNNNNNNNNNNNNNNNNNNNNNNNNNNNNNNNNNNNNNNNNNNNNNNNNNNNNNNNNNNNNNNNNNNNNNNNNNNNNNNNNNNNNNNNNNNNNNNNNNNNNNNNNNNNNNNNNNNNNNNNNNNNNNNNNNNNNNNNNNNNNNNNNNNNNNNNNNNNNNNNNNNNNNNNNNNNNNNNNNNNNNNNNNNNNNNNNNNNNNNNNNNNNNNNNNNNNNNNNNNNNNNNNNNNNNNNNNNNNNNNNNNNNNNNNNNNNNNNNNNNNNNNNNNNNNNNNNNNNNNNNNNNNNNNNNNNNNNNNNNNNNNNNNNNNNNNNNNNNNNNNNNNNNNNNNNNNNNNNNNNNNNNNNNNNNNNNNNNNNNNNNNNNNNNNNNNNNNNNNNNNNNNNNNNNNNNNNNNNNNNNNNNNNNNNNNNNNNNNNNNNNNNNNNNNNNNNNNNNNNNNNNNNNNNNNNNNNNNNNNNNNNNNNNNNNNNNNNNNNNNNNNNNNNNNNNNNNNNNNNNNNNNNNNNNNNNNNNNNNNNNNNNNNNNNNNNNNNNNNNNNNNNNNNNNNNNNNNNNNNNNNNNNNNNNNNNNNNNNNNNNNNNNNNNNNNNNNNNNNNNNNNNNNNNNNNNNNNNNNNNNNNNNNNNNNNNNNNNNNNNNNNNNNNNNNNNNNNNNNNNNNNNNNNNNNNNNNNNNNNNNNNNNNNNNNNNNNNNNNNNNNNNNNNNNNNNNNNNNNNNNNNNNNNNNNNNNNNNNNNNNNNNNNNNNNNNNNNNNNNNNNNNNNNNNNNNNNNNNNNNNNNNNNNNNNNNNNNNNNNNNNNNNNNNNNNNNNNNNNNNNNNNNNNNNNNNNNNNNNNNNNNNNNNNNNNNNNNNNNNNNNNNNNNNNNNNNNNNNNNNNNNNNNNNNNNNNNNNNNNNNNNNNNNNNNNNNNNNNNNNNNNNNNNNNNNNNNNNNNNNNNNNNNNNNNNNNNNNNNNNNNNNNNNNNNNNNNNNNNNNNNNNNNNNNNNNNNNNNNNNNNNNNNNNNNNNNNNNNNNNNNNNNNNNNNNNNNNNNNNNNNNNNNNNNNNNNNNNNNNNNNNNNNNNNNNNNNNNNNNNNNNNNNNNNNNNNNNNNNNNNNNNNNNNNNNNNNNNNNNNNNNNNNNNNNNNNNNNNNNNNNNNNNNNNNNNNNNNNNNNNNNNNNNNNNNNNNNNNNNNNNNNNNNNNNNNNNNNNNNNNNNNNNNNNNNNNNNNNNNNNNNNNNNNNNNNNNNNNNNNNNNNNNNNNNNNNNNNNNNNNNNNNNNNNNNNNNNNNNNNNNNNNNNNNNNNNNNNNNNNNNNNNNNNNNNNNNNNNNNNNNNNNNNNNNNNNNNNNNNNNNNNNNNNNNNNNNNNNNNNNNNNNNNNNNNNNNNNNTCTGGTCATTATATAGATTACTGATTGAATTgtctatataatttatgttgCAGTTGGGATGTAAATCGCCTTGATGAACTCCCCGACTACATGAAGTTGTGTTTTCG is a genomic window containing:
- the LOC104752054 gene encoding tricyclene synthase, chloroplastic-like; protein product: MATLLQIGSALIYNNTLANTLPRSQYFKWTTMAKMTPDKSTVVLRRSANYPPSLWDHRHLLSIKNKYATAKCVQERDLLKEKVREMLVDEKKTYLDQLELIDALQKLGVSYHFEREIENILTVSYQKHRIDMGKDLHATALQFRLFRQRGFNVSEDVFDVFMGTSREFESDDINGLLSLYEASYVSTQTDTKLQNFIRPFATQKLRDFVDTQSDKDFESCDVGLGEMVFQALDMPYHWRMRRLATRWYIDFYGKRRHNKKLVVVKFAKIDFNIVQAIHQEELKYVSSWWRETGLGNQLQFARDRIVENYFWTIGHIHEPQLGYVRRIMTKVNALITMTDDIYDIYGTIEELQLFTVAVESWDVNRLDELPDYMKLCFRVMYNEVNSIGRYILRKKNINVITFLKKSWTDLCKAYLVEAKWYRRKYKPNLEEYMHNAWISVSIPTIYVHFYCVYSDQLSSQVLETLSQHQQNIVRCSASVVRLANDFATSQDELARGDVYKSIQCYMNETGASEEKACLYLRQMIQDLWDEMNNEKMAHHSSWLLHHDFIETVMNLTRMSQCMYQYGDGHGSPQKAKIVDRVMSLLFNPVPLD